The proteins below are encoded in one region of Pygocentrus nattereri isolate fPygNat1 chromosome 13, fPygNat1.pri, whole genome shotgun sequence:
- the kif22 gene encoding kinesin-like protein KIF22 isoform X3, with translation MAQRVAVNDAAGVKRTSRVRVAVRLRPYIGKEDEKGEGPCVRGLGPQTLEIINWRNATETLQYQFDVFHGEQTTQQEVFLSSVKPITPHILNGQNASVFAYGPTGAGKTHTMLGSQEHPGVIPRAVREVFQLVRIQERDQDEWQFSVGMSYLEIYNEKVLDLLSPSSQDLPIREDKDKNIVIPGLTHTPLSSFSDFDAHFVPASLNRTTASTKLNQRSSRSHAILLIKVVKSQRIPPHRQQTGKLYLVDLAGSEDNRRTGNQGIRLKESGAINLSLFTLSKVVDSLNAGAAGRVPYRDSKLTRLLQDSLGGSAHSVMITNIAPEYKFYFDTFTALNFAAKSKHIVNRPFVRETVMAPVNGKRAREEQEAGGSGEPQNKRLNVGKKAELPSPLHTHPHSPADSSVLDRLLALEKMMLGSPERERLNLLKTVAQSRREIQKLKEKQKELEEKASMLNKVAGGQSAVMGKKDSEAPLFRTDLNLLHRKESTAARPKKQQAVVTPLQVSQVQPLQQCAVVCKPSQALGKKKKHIQKICLLGLGLLLGCSFVLSLHQILVRSLCSRSQTVRRTVVRSPPVERR, from the exons ATGGCGCAGCGCGTGGCTGTGAATGATGCCGCTGGAGTTAAACGGACGTCCAGGGTTCGTGTGGCGGTGCGGCTGCGCCCCTACATAGGCAAGGAGGACGAAAAGGGAGAAGGACCTTGTGTCCGAGGATTAGGACCGCAAACTCTGGAGATCATCAACTGGAGGAATGCCACAGAGACTTTGCAGTATCA GTTTGATGTTTTCCATGGAGAGCAAACAACTCAACAAGAAGTGTTTTTGTCTTCTGTGAAGCCCATTACCCCCCACATTCTTAATGGGCAGAATGCTAGCGTCTTTGCCTATGGACCCACGGGAGCTG GAAAGACCCACACCATGCTAGGCAGTCAGGAGCATCCGGGAGTGATCCCCCGGGCAGTTCGTGAGGTATTCCAACTGGTGCGCATCCAAGAGAGAGACCAGGATGAATGGCAGTTCTCTGTGGGCATGTCATATCTAGAAATCTACAATGAAAAG GTTTTGGATCTCTTGTCTCCAAGCTCTCAGGATCTACCAATCCGCGAAGACAAAGATAAAAACATCGTCATCCCAGGCTTGACTCACACTCCCCTCTCTTCCTTTTCGGATTTTGATGCACactttgttccagccagtctaaACCGCACCACAGCCTCCACCAAACTCAACCAACGCTCCAGTCGCAGCCACGCGATCCTTCTCATCAAG GTGGTGAAGTCTCAGCGTATCCCTCCTCACCGACAGCAGACGGGGAAGCTCTACCTAGTGGACCTGGCCGGTTCAGAGGACAACCGGCGAACGGGTAACCAGGGTATCCGCTTAAAAGAGAGTGGCGCGATCAACTTATCCCTCTTCACCCTCAGCAAAGTGGTGGACTCTTTGAACGCTGGGGCTGCGGGCCGCGTGCCCTACAGGGACAGCAAACTCACCCGCCTGCTGCAGGATTCGCTGGGAGGCTCAGCCCATTCAGTGATGATCACAAACATTGCCCCCGAGTACAAGTTCTACTTTGATACGTTCACTGCTCTCAACTTCGCCGCCAAGTCCAAGCACATTGTTAACCGGCCGTTTGTCCGAGAGACTGTGATGGCCCCTGTGAACG GGAAGAGGGCAAGGGAGGAGCAGGAGGCTGGGGGATCAGGAGAACCCCAGAATAAGAGGTTGAATGTGGGCAAAAAAGCAGAACTGCCATCACCattacacacacatccacacag CCCAGCAGATTCCTCAGTGTTGGACAGACTTCTGGCTCTGGAGAAAATGATGTTGGGCtccccagagagagagaggctcaaCCTACTGAAGACTGTCGCCCAATCCCGCAGAGAGATCCAG AAACTTaaggagaagcagaaagagTTGGAAGAAAAGGCAAGCATGTtgaataaagtggctggtggtCAGAGTGCAGTGATGGGTAAGAAAGACAGTGAAGCACCGCTCTTCAGAACAGATCTGAACCTTTTGCACAGGAAGGAGTCTACAGCAGCCAGACCTAAGAAACAGCAAGCAGTCGTCACCCCGCTACAAG tgtctCAGGTGCAGCCCCTACAGCAGTGTGCTGTGGTTTGTAAACCATCCCAAGCATTGggcaagaagaaaaaacatatccAGAAG ATTTGCCTGCTCGGACTTGGACTGCTGCT TGGTTGCTCCTTTGTGCTCAGTTTGCATCAAATCCTAGTCAGAAGCCTCTGCAGTCG ATCTCAGACGGTAAGGAGAACAGTAGTAAGGAGCCCTCCAGTGGAGAGGAGGTGA
- the klhl11 gene encoding kelch-like protein 11 translates to MLVCVCLSLLYRTGLLRFLRFRSAEARMAAAAPNPEESNRSGTAGGVGAGGSSSATAAAAALSGDGDSEEAEEFSSATHCSELSRRQNEQRKLGLFCDVTLVFSGGGGDHVSGGGGGGGAVIPHSFELCAHRSVLAAATDYFTPLLGGQFSESVSRRVEMKEWSSEAGPERDTVESVVQFMYTGEIRVSTANVHEVLELADRFLLVQLKEFCGEFLKRKLSLANCVAVHSLAHMYTLDQLALRAADMIRRNFHKVIQDEEFYTLPFHLVRDWLSDAEITVDSEEVLFDAVVKWVQKNAEEREKYFEELFRLLRLPQIKPTYLTRVVKNEPLVAQNPACLQLVSDAVEGHAIRFENLKSADTEFWASYMAAFQPRFGQNMDVIMVVGGVSEGGDYLSECVGYFVYEDRWVNLPHIHNHLDGHAIAATDSHVYVAGSMEPGFAKTVERYNPNRNTWEQVSNLTTRKHSFGLTCIKNILYSIGGHGNFSPGFKDVSVYEPEQDKWHNLESAPKILRDVKAISVEDRYVYVTARTPVDTDNDDGLKTVTTRYDTDSRQWQEVDSLPLIDNYCLFQMAVASTNFYHTASCCPRSYANIRDEVARQKISARISDDILESLPPEVTSIEGAAICYLGDDVFVIGGWKNSDDVDKQYRKEAYRYCAERKRWMLLPPMPQPRCRATACHVRIPYRFLYGCQRYPMPQNLARQRDRMQQMQQLHRRTLTLRRQLQSQIEC, encoded by the exons atgttggtgtgtgtgtgtctcagtctCCTCTACCGGACGGGTTTACTGCGTTTTTTGCGATTCCGATCCGCTGAAGCCCGCATGGCCGCGGCAGCGCCCAACCCGGAGGAGTCGAACCGGAGCGGGACCGCAGGCGGGGTCGGCGCGGGAGGTTCCAGCTCGGCCACGGCGGCCGCGGCGGCGCTGTCTGGAGATGGAGACTCTGAGGAGGCCGAGGAGTTCTCCTCTGCCACCCACTGCTCAGAGCTCTCCCGCCGGCAGAACGAGCAGAGGAAGCTCGGCCTCTTCTGCGACGTGACGCTGGTGTTCAGCGGCGGCGGAGGAG ACCATGTCTCaggtggtggaggaggtggtggtgcTGTGATCCCTCACAGCTTTGAGCTGTGTGCCCACCGGTCTGTCCTGGCAGCAGCCACCGACTACTTCACCCCGCTGCTGGGTGGCCAGTTCTCCGAATCAGTGTCCCGCCGGGTGGAGATGAAAGAGTGGAGCAGTGAGGCAGGGCCTGAGAGGGACACGGTAGAAAGTGTAGTGCAGTTCATGTACACCGGAGAGATCAGAGTCAGCACGGCCAACGTGCACGAAGTGCTGGAGCTAGCAGACAG GTTCCTTTTGGTGCAGCTGAAGGAATTCTGCGGTGAGTTCCTGAAAAGAAAGCTGAGCCTGGCCAACTGCGTGGCCGTCCACAGCCTGGCACACATGTACACTCTAGACCAGCTAGCCTTGCGGGCTGCCGACATGATCCGTCGCAACTTCCACAAGGTCATCCAGGACGAGGAGTTTTACACGCTGCCATTCCACCTGGTCCGGGACTGGCTGTCGGATGCCGAGATCACAGTGGACTCGGAGGAGGTTCTGTTCGACGCCGTGGTGAAGTGGGTGCAGAAGAACGCAGAAGAGCGGGAGAAGTACTTTGAGGAGCTTTTCCGCCTCCTGAGGCTGCCGCAGATAAAGCCCACTTACCTGACGAGGGTAGTGAAGAACGAGCCACTTGTGGCACAGAACCCCGCCTGCCTTCAGCTAGTGTCTGATGCAGTGGAAGGCCATGCCATTCGCTTTGAGAACCTCAAGTCAGCTGATACAGAATTCTGGGCGTCCTACATGGCCGCCTTCCAGCCCAGGTTTGGCCAGAACATGGATGTCATCATGGTTGTTGGTGGCGTTTCCGAAGGAGGTGACTACCTCAGTGAGTGTGTGGGCTACTTTGTGTATGAGGATCGTTGGGTCAATCTTCCACATATTCACAATCACCTGGATGGTCATGCTATTGCAGCCACCGATTCACACGTGTACGTGGCAGGCTCCATGGAACCAGGATTTGCCAAGACGGTGGAACGGTACAATCCAAATCGTAATACCTGGGAGCAGGTGAGCAACCTCACCACACGCAAGCACTCCTTTGGGCTCACTTGCATCAagaacatcctctacagcatCGGCGGCCATGGCAACTTCAGTCCTGGGTTCAAGgatgtgagtgtatatgagccAGAACAGGACAAGTGGCATAACTTGGAGTCTGCACCCAAGATCCTGAGGGATGTCAAAGCAATCAGTGTGGAAGACCGCTACGTTTACGTGACTGCACGGACCCCTGTGGACACTGACAACGATGACGGCCTGAAGACGGTCACCACGCGCTACGACACCGACAGCCGGCAGTGGCAGGAAGTCGACTCCCTCCCTCTAATCGATAACTACTGCCTCTTCCAGATGGCCGTCGCTTCCACCAACTTCTACCACACGGCCTCCTGCTGCCCCAGGAGCTACGCCAACATCCGTGACGAAGTGGCCCGACAGAAAATTAGCGCCAGAATCTCTGACGATATCCTTGAGAGCCTTCCGCCAGAGGTGACTAGCATCGAGGGGGCTGCGATCTGTTATCTCGGCGACGACGTGTTTGTGATTGGTGGCTGGAAGAATAGTGACGACGTGGATAAGCAGTACCGCAAAGAGGCTTACCGCTACTGTGCTGAGAGAAAGCGCTGGATGCTCCTGCCCCCCATGCCCCAGCCACGCTGCCGGGCAACTGCCTGCCATGTCCGCATTCCCTACCGCTTCCTGTATGGCTGCCAGCGTTACCCTATGCCCCAGAATCTGGCACGACAGCGGGACCGCATGCAGCAGATGCAGCAGCTACACCGACGCACGCTAACCTTGCGCCGGCAGCTGCAGTCCCAGATCGAATGCTAG
- the dnah9 gene encoding dynein heavy chain 9, axonemal isoform X2, producing the protein MEEKEADDKRMDFLKNYTLNSLKLTQDKWREFLAVKENHKLVGNFFDQADVIYPLLTNKDNMKEWPKVVSEDVIQQTHKLKNEASVLGGLIGGRTVLPLPENAEVLEGTSPVCRLSDAIDSKLMHAFETVIIDWTHQISEVLKKDSAQSIFYELNPLPKAEFDFWNDRLKNLECIHEQLMNPKVQKMAEILETAESVYWPALRNIFKDVREGLKEAENVILYLTPLQKRLDEMENVEYSLLPSHIKAVMYTVALTWANSEYYCRPERIIVILQEISNLLILKTENFLGPEEVMRGFHQKDEMLGKIRKGIVTLVTLRETFDQCRLSMDRFFKGKKTKNWEFPSHLVFTRLDAFLQRLQQIELFER; encoded by the exons ATGGAAGAGAAGGAAGCAGACGACAAAAGAATGGATTTCTTGAAAAACTACACTTTGAATTCGCTGAAACTCACACAGGATAAATGGCGAGAATTTCTCGCGGTCAAAGAGAACCATAAACTCGTCGGGAATTTTTTTGACCAAGCCGAC GTTATTTATCCCTTGCTCACAAACAAAGACAACATGAAGGAATGGCCTAAGGTGGTGAGCGAGGATGTTATTCAGCAAACTCACAAGCTAAAGAACGAGGCCTCTGTGTTGGGAGGTCTCATCGGAGGAAGGACAGTACTGCCGTTGCCTGAAAATGCTGAGGTTCTTGAAGGTACAAGTCCTGTGTGCAG ACTCTCGGATGCCATAGACAGCAAATTAATGCACGCCTTTGAGACAGTTATAATTGACTGGACCCATCAAATATCAGAAGTTCTGAAGAAAGATTCAGCTCAGTCAATATTTTATGAACTGAACCCACTCCCGAAAGCAGAATTTGATTTCTGGAATGACAGACTTAAGAACTTGGAATGTATACACGAGCAG CTTATGAACCCCAAAGTGCAGAAAATGGCAGAGATCCTGGAGACTGCAGAAAGCGTCTATTGGCCAGCATTGAGAAACATCTTCAAGGATGTCAGAGAAG ggCTAAAAGAAGCTGAGAATGTCATCCTTTACCTCACGCCATTGCAAAAGAGGCTTGATGAGATGGAAAATGTGGAGTATTCTTTG TTACCCTCCCATATTAAGGCTGTGATGTACACAGTGGCTCTAACTTGGGCTAACTCAGAGTACTACTGTCGCCCTGAAAGGATCATAGTTATCTTACAAGAGATCAGCAATTTGCTTATTCTTAAG ACCGAGAACTTTTTAGGTCCTGAGGAAGTTATGAGGGGGTTTCATCAAAAGGATGAAATGCTTGGAAAGATCAGAAAAGGCATTGTAACTTTAGTTACTCTGAGAGAAACATTTGACCAGTGCAGACTGTCTATGGACAGATTTTTCAAG GGTAAGAAGACAAAGAACTGGGAATTTCCCTCACATCTTGTGTTCACAAGATTGGACGCATTTTTGCAGCGCTTGCAACAAATAGAG CTCTTTGAGAGATGA
- the LOC119265006 gene encoding C2 calcium-dependent domain-containing protein 6-like, with protein MVRITVGDMVKCSMLRPFEENMTFNEAKHFSIQIQNEEALGVKKSSSVMVELISFDGHPAVSRLIGSTTIKLQEVLYKSSVTQQMDLRLGHQKVCKLDADLMFTYGSLGYGYSHQMKHPGRTMENLVKESLFLRCPPPENRRDPHYNVVTPFRPSSGNIMSSLMQQGAQRDRESRISAGVMDCMERRGRSVSSFIKA; from the exons ATGGTGAGGATCACTGTTGGTGATATGGTGAAGTGCTCCATGCTGCGGCCCTTTGAAGAGAACATGACCTTCAATGAAGCGAAACACTTCTCCATACAG ATCCAAAACGAAGAGGCTCTCGGGGTCAAGAAGTCCAGTTCAGTGATGGTGGAATTAATCTCTTTCGATGGTCACCCAGCTGTCTCCAGACTCATCGGCAGCACCACCATCAAGCTGCAGGAAGTCCTTTAT aaATCATCGGTTACCCAGCAGATGGATCTGAGGCTTGGACACCAA aaagtgtGTAAATTAGACGCAGACCTAATGTTTACATACGGATCCCTCGGCTACGGATACTCTCACCAG ATGAAACATCCTGGAAGGACGATGGAGAATCTGGTGAAGGAGTCCCTCTTTCTCCGCTGCCCACCTCCTGAGAACAGAAGAGATCCACACTA taaTGTGGTGACCCCTTTCAGACCATCCTCAGGCAACATCATGTCGTCTTTGATGCAGCAAGGcgcacagagagacagagagagcaggatATCTGCTGGAGTAATGGACTGCATGGAGAGGAGAGGCAGGTCAGTGTCAAGCTTCATCAAGGCCTAA
- the dnah9 gene encoding dynein heavy chain 9, axonemal isoform X1 → MEEKEADDKRMDFLKNYTLNSLKLTQDKWREFLAVKENHKLVGNFFDQADVSNLIISRNAASQLVASLTIPTTLKNKAVSFLKRDKEVIKDDNMRNLYVRDLPASSASVDVAIAVIEEVIYPLLTNKDNMKEWPKVVSEDVIQQTHKLKNEASVLGGLIGGRTVLPLPENAEVLEGTSPVCRLSDAIDSKLMHAFETVIIDWTHQISEVLKKDSAQSIFYELNPLPKAEFDFWNDRLKNLECIHEQLMNPKVQKMAEILETAESVYWPALRNIFKDVREGLKEAENVILYLTPLQKRLDEMENVEYSLLPSHIKAVMYTVALTWANSEYYCRPERIIVILQEISNLLILKTENFLGPEEVMRGFHQKDEMLGKIRKGIVTLVTLRETFDQCRLSMDRFFKGKKTKNWEFPSHLVFTRLDAFLQRLQQIELFER, encoded by the exons ATGGAAGAGAAGGAAGCAGACGACAAAAGAATGGATTTCTTGAAAAACTACACTTTGAATTCGCTGAAACTCACACAGGATAAATGGCGAGAATTTCTCGCGGTCAAAGAGAACCATAAACTCGTCGGGAATTTTTTTGACCAAGCCGACGTGAGTAATCTTATTATCTCGCGGAACGCCGCTTCCCAGCTTGTTGCTAGCCTCACCATCCCTACAACGCTGAAGAACAAGGCCGTTTCCTTTctgaagagagacaaagaagtCATCAAAGATGACAATATGCGAAATCTGTATGTGCGAGACCTTCCTGCTTCGTCTGCGAGTGTGGATGTAGCGATTGCAGTCATTGAGGAG GTTATTTATCCCTTGCTCACAAACAAAGACAACATGAAGGAATGGCCTAAGGTGGTGAGCGAGGATGTTATTCAGCAAACTCACAAGCTAAAGAACGAGGCCTCTGTGTTGGGAGGTCTCATCGGAGGAAGGACAGTACTGCCGTTGCCTGAAAATGCTGAGGTTCTTGAAGGTACAAGTCCTGTGTGCAG ACTCTCGGATGCCATAGACAGCAAATTAATGCACGCCTTTGAGACAGTTATAATTGACTGGACCCATCAAATATCAGAAGTTCTGAAGAAAGATTCAGCTCAGTCAATATTTTATGAACTGAACCCACTCCCGAAAGCAGAATTTGATTTCTGGAATGACAGACTTAAGAACTTGGAATGTATACACGAGCAG CTTATGAACCCCAAAGTGCAGAAAATGGCAGAGATCCTGGAGACTGCAGAAAGCGTCTATTGGCCAGCATTGAGAAACATCTTCAAGGATGTCAGAGAAG ggCTAAAAGAAGCTGAGAATGTCATCCTTTACCTCACGCCATTGCAAAAGAGGCTTGATGAGATGGAAAATGTGGAGTATTCTTTG TTACCCTCCCATATTAAGGCTGTGATGTACACAGTGGCTCTAACTTGGGCTAACTCAGAGTACTACTGTCGCCCTGAAAGGATCATAGTTATCTTACAAGAGATCAGCAATTTGCTTATTCTTAAG ACCGAGAACTTTTTAGGTCCTGAGGAAGTTATGAGGGGGTTTCATCAAAAGGATGAAATGCTTGGAAAGATCAGAAAAGGCATTGTAACTTTAGTTACTCTGAGAGAAACATTTGACCAGTGCAGACTGTCTATGGACAGATTTTTCAAG GGTAAGAAGACAAAGAACTGGGAATTTCCCTCACATCTTGTGTTCACAAGATTGGACGCATTTTTGCAGCGCTTGCAACAAATAGAG CTCTTTGAGAGATGA
- the kif22 gene encoding kinesin-like protein KIF22 isoform X1, with product MAQRVAVNDAAGVKRTSRVRVAVRLRPYIGKEDEKGEGPCVRGLGPQTLEIINWRNATETLQYQFDVFHGEQTTQQEVFLSSVKPITPHILNGQNASVFAYGPTGAGKTHTMLGSQEHPGVIPRAVREVFQLVRIQERDQDEWQFSVGMSYLEIYNEKVLDLLSPSSQDLPIREDKDKNIVIPGLTHTPLSSFSDFDAHFVPASLNRTTASTKLNQRSSRSHAILLIKVVKSQRIPPHRQQTGKLYLVDLAGSEDNRRTGNQGIRLKESGAINLSLFTLSKVVDSLNAGAAGRVPYRDSKLTRLLQDSLGGSAHSVMITNIAPEYKFYFDTFTALNFAAKSKHIVNRPFVRETVMAPVNGKRAREEQEAGGSGEPQNKRLNVGKKAELPSPLHTHPHSPADSSVLDRLLALEKMMLGSPERERLNLLKTVAQSRREIQKLKEKQKELEEKASMLNKVAGGQSAVMGKKDSEAPLFRTDLNLLHRKESTAARPKKQQAVVTPLQVSQVQPLQQCAVVCKPSQALGKKKKHIQKISDGKENSSKEPSSGEEVNWESRLDSSLLEQSKQKILQTLNSGSLKELKSLQLIGDKKAKLILGWREINGDFTQMEDLKKIEGITAKRFSSFIKANILSAMGQ from the exons ATGGCGCAGCGCGTGGCTGTGAATGATGCCGCTGGAGTTAAACGGACGTCCAGGGTTCGTGTGGCGGTGCGGCTGCGCCCCTACATAGGCAAGGAGGACGAAAAGGGAGAAGGACCTTGTGTCCGAGGATTAGGACCGCAAACTCTGGAGATCATCAACTGGAGGAATGCCACAGAGACTTTGCAGTATCA GTTTGATGTTTTCCATGGAGAGCAAACAACTCAACAAGAAGTGTTTTTGTCTTCTGTGAAGCCCATTACCCCCCACATTCTTAATGGGCAGAATGCTAGCGTCTTTGCCTATGGACCCACGGGAGCTG GAAAGACCCACACCATGCTAGGCAGTCAGGAGCATCCGGGAGTGATCCCCCGGGCAGTTCGTGAGGTATTCCAACTGGTGCGCATCCAAGAGAGAGACCAGGATGAATGGCAGTTCTCTGTGGGCATGTCATATCTAGAAATCTACAATGAAAAG GTTTTGGATCTCTTGTCTCCAAGCTCTCAGGATCTACCAATCCGCGAAGACAAAGATAAAAACATCGTCATCCCAGGCTTGACTCACACTCCCCTCTCTTCCTTTTCGGATTTTGATGCACactttgttccagccagtctaaACCGCACCACAGCCTCCACCAAACTCAACCAACGCTCCAGTCGCAGCCACGCGATCCTTCTCATCAAG GTGGTGAAGTCTCAGCGTATCCCTCCTCACCGACAGCAGACGGGGAAGCTCTACCTAGTGGACCTGGCCGGTTCAGAGGACAACCGGCGAACGGGTAACCAGGGTATCCGCTTAAAAGAGAGTGGCGCGATCAACTTATCCCTCTTCACCCTCAGCAAAGTGGTGGACTCTTTGAACGCTGGGGCTGCGGGCCGCGTGCCCTACAGGGACAGCAAACTCACCCGCCTGCTGCAGGATTCGCTGGGAGGCTCAGCCCATTCAGTGATGATCACAAACATTGCCCCCGAGTACAAGTTCTACTTTGATACGTTCACTGCTCTCAACTTCGCCGCCAAGTCCAAGCACATTGTTAACCGGCCGTTTGTCCGAGAGACTGTGATGGCCCCTGTGAACG GGAAGAGGGCAAGGGAGGAGCAGGAGGCTGGGGGATCAGGAGAACCCCAGAATAAGAGGTTGAATGTGGGCAAAAAAGCAGAACTGCCATCACCattacacacacatccacacag CCCAGCAGATTCCTCAGTGTTGGACAGACTTCTGGCTCTGGAGAAAATGATGTTGGGCtccccagagagagagaggctcaaCCTACTGAAGACTGTCGCCCAATCCCGCAGAGAGATCCAG AAACTTaaggagaagcagaaagagTTGGAAGAAAAGGCAAGCATGTtgaataaagtggctggtggtCAGAGTGCAGTGATGGGTAAGAAAGACAGTGAAGCACCGCTCTTCAGAACAGATCTGAACCTTTTGCACAGGAAGGAGTCTACAGCAGCCAGACCTAAGAAACAGCAAGCAGTCGTCACCCCGCTACAAG tgtctCAGGTGCAGCCCCTACAGCAGTGTGCTGTGGTTTGTAAACCATCCCAAGCATTGggcaagaagaaaaaacatatccAGAAG ATCTCAGACGGTAAGGAGAACAGTAGTAAGGAGCCCTCCAGTGGAGAGGAGGTGAACTGGGAGTCCCGACTAGACTCATCGCTACTAGAGcagtcaaaacaaaaaatccTCCAAACGCTCAACTCGGGCTCACTGAAAGAGCTGAAGAGCCTGCAGCTCATTGGGGATAAGAAGGCCAAACTCATTTTGGGATGGAGAGAAATCAATGGAGACTTCACCCAG ATGGAAGACTTGAAGAAAATCGAAGGCATAACAGCAAAACGTTTCTCCTCTTTCATCAAG GCCAACATTCTCAGTGCGATGGGGCAGTGA
- the kif22 gene encoding kinesin-like protein KIF22 isoform X2, whose product MAQRVAVNDAAGVKRTSRVRVAVRLRPYIGKEDEKGEGPCVRGLGPQTLEIINWRNATETLQYQFDVFHGEQTTQQEVFLSSVKPITPHILNGQNASVFAYGPTGAGKTHTMLGSQEHPGVIPRAVREVFQLVRIQERDQDEWQFSVGMSYLEIYNEKVLDLLSPSSQDLPIREDKDKNIVIPGLTHTPLSSFSDFDAHFVPASLNRTTASTKLNQRSSRSHAILLIKVVKSQRIPPHRQQTGKLYLVDLAGSEDNRRTGNQGIRLKESGAINLSLFTLSKVVDSLNAGAAGRVPYRDSKLTRLLQDSLGGSAHSVMITNIAPEYKFYFDTFTALNFAAKSKHIVNRPFVRETVMAPVNGKRAREEQEAGGSGEPQNKRLNVGKKAELPSPLHTHPHSPADSSVLDRLLALEKMMLGSPERERLNLLKTVAQSRREIQKLKEKQKELEEKASMLNKVAGGQSAVMGKKDSEAPLFRTDLNLLHRKESTAARPKKQQAVVTPLQVSQVQPLQQCAVVCKPSQALGKKKKHIQKICLLGLGLLLCVQPRRLCLYCRTVLFLDTISLLCTTGSLSCVLSCFILCPSGCSFVLSLHQILVRSLCSRSQTVRRTVVRSPPVERR is encoded by the exons ATGGCGCAGCGCGTGGCTGTGAATGATGCCGCTGGAGTTAAACGGACGTCCAGGGTTCGTGTGGCGGTGCGGCTGCGCCCCTACATAGGCAAGGAGGACGAAAAGGGAGAAGGACCTTGTGTCCGAGGATTAGGACCGCAAACTCTGGAGATCATCAACTGGAGGAATGCCACAGAGACTTTGCAGTATCA GTTTGATGTTTTCCATGGAGAGCAAACAACTCAACAAGAAGTGTTTTTGTCTTCTGTGAAGCCCATTACCCCCCACATTCTTAATGGGCAGAATGCTAGCGTCTTTGCCTATGGACCCACGGGAGCTG GAAAGACCCACACCATGCTAGGCAGTCAGGAGCATCCGGGAGTGATCCCCCGGGCAGTTCGTGAGGTATTCCAACTGGTGCGCATCCAAGAGAGAGACCAGGATGAATGGCAGTTCTCTGTGGGCATGTCATATCTAGAAATCTACAATGAAAAG GTTTTGGATCTCTTGTCTCCAAGCTCTCAGGATCTACCAATCCGCGAAGACAAAGATAAAAACATCGTCATCCCAGGCTTGACTCACACTCCCCTCTCTTCCTTTTCGGATTTTGATGCACactttgttccagccagtctaaACCGCACCACAGCCTCCACCAAACTCAACCAACGCTCCAGTCGCAGCCACGCGATCCTTCTCATCAAG GTGGTGAAGTCTCAGCGTATCCCTCCTCACCGACAGCAGACGGGGAAGCTCTACCTAGTGGACCTGGCCGGTTCAGAGGACAACCGGCGAACGGGTAACCAGGGTATCCGCTTAAAAGAGAGTGGCGCGATCAACTTATCCCTCTTCACCCTCAGCAAAGTGGTGGACTCTTTGAACGCTGGGGCTGCGGGCCGCGTGCCCTACAGGGACAGCAAACTCACCCGCCTGCTGCAGGATTCGCTGGGAGGCTCAGCCCATTCAGTGATGATCACAAACATTGCCCCCGAGTACAAGTTCTACTTTGATACGTTCACTGCTCTCAACTTCGCCGCCAAGTCCAAGCACATTGTTAACCGGCCGTTTGTCCGAGAGACTGTGATGGCCCCTGTGAACG GGAAGAGGGCAAGGGAGGAGCAGGAGGCTGGGGGATCAGGAGAACCCCAGAATAAGAGGTTGAATGTGGGCAAAAAAGCAGAACTGCCATCACCattacacacacatccacacag CCCAGCAGATTCCTCAGTGTTGGACAGACTTCTGGCTCTGGAGAAAATGATGTTGGGCtccccagagagagagaggctcaaCCTACTGAAGACTGTCGCCCAATCCCGCAGAGAGATCCAG AAACTTaaggagaagcagaaagagTTGGAAGAAAAGGCAAGCATGTtgaataaagtggctggtggtCAGAGTGCAGTGATGGGTAAGAAAGACAGTGAAGCACCGCTCTTCAGAACAGATCTGAACCTTTTGCACAGGAAGGAGTCTACAGCAGCCAGACCTAAGAAACAGCAAGCAGTCGTCACCCCGCTACAAG tgtctCAGGTGCAGCCCCTACAGCAGTGTGCTGTGGTTTGTAAACCATCCCAAGCATTGggcaagaagaaaaaacatatccAGAAG ATTTGCCTGCTCGGACTTGGACTGCTGCTGTGCGTACAACCCCGCCGTCTCTGTCTATATTGCAGAACAGTCCTGTTTTTAGACACAATTTCCCTGCTCTGTACCACTGGGTCTCTGTCATGTGTGCTGTCCTGCTTTATTCTGTGCCCTAGTGGTTGCTCCTTTGTGCTCAGTTTGCATCAAATCCTAGTCAGAAGCCTCTGCAGTCG ATCTCAGACGGTAAGGAGAACAGTAGTAAGGAGCCCTCCAGTGGAGAGGAGGTGA